One window of the Acaryochloris sp. CCMEE 5410 genome contains the following:
- a CDS encoding alpha/beta hydrolase, with amino-acid sequence MATWYSLFQQIRRWQIGLTFSAIASISVAGLMPTPVRAAEKVVFTYNQFGQSLTVDELETFAQTGQASSNLKFFLRVSGQDPETARQFMTKDLKVDLRTADKILHLLPGEYALFQAGQVIHTPEKKANLQALRSAILLSLSDDNQISFLEFLQRYPTQQLYVDGARLADVAGTIDSLMGSAEDVAARTGPLAAAKDVLSSFICDCQPRTATTP; translated from the coding sequence ATGGCCACTTGGTATTCGTTATTTCAACAAATTAGGCGTTGGCAGATCGGCCTCACCTTCAGCGCCATTGCCTCAATCTCAGTGGCAGGTTTGATGCCTACCCCCGTTCGAGCTGCAGAGAAAGTTGTCTTTACTTACAATCAATTTGGACAATCTCTGACCGTTGATGAACTCGAAACGTTTGCTCAGACTGGTCAAGCGTCTTCTAATCTTAAATTCTTTCTAAGGGTATCGGGTCAAGACCCCGAAACCGCTCGCCAGTTTATGACCAAAGATCTTAAGGTAGATTTGCGGACAGCAGATAAAATCCTCCATCTATTGCCTGGAGAATATGCTCTGTTCCAAGCAGGTCAGGTCATTCACACCCCCGAAAAAAAGGCCAATCTGCAAGCACTCCGATCAGCCATTCTGCTTTCCCTCAGTGATGATAACCAGATTTCGTTTTTAGAATTTCTGCAAAGGTATCCAACTCAACAGCTATACGTTGATGGTGCCCGTTTAGCGGATGTGGCTGGAACCATTGATAGTTTGATGGGTAGTGCCGAGGACGTAGCGGCAAGGACAGGCCCTCTAGCAGCTGCTAAGGATGTTTTGAGTAGTTTTATCTGCGATTGCCAACCTCGCACTGCAACAACTCCTTAG